Proteins encoded by one window of Moorella humiferrea:
- a CDS encoding holo-ACP synthase, protein MFIAELSKEKGLKNNQPGKDGNMAQIGIDIIEIDRLERALKRHPRLLSRLFTPAELEYCMGRGRPAASLAARFAAKEAVMKVLGVGLGGCSFRDIEIGREDGGRPRVVLHGRAEKLARKAGGGTITVSLSHCRSFAAAVAIALFDGIDL, encoded by the coding sequence ATGTTTATTGCCGAATTAAGCAAAGAGAAAGGGTTAAAAAACAATCAACCCGGTAAGGATGGAAATATGGCCCAGATTGGTATTGACATCATTGAAATAGACCGCCTGGAAAGGGCTTTAAAGCGCCACCCGCGGTTATTGTCGCGGCTGTTTACGCCTGCAGAGCTGGAATACTGTATGGGACGAGGCCGGCCGGCGGCGTCCCTGGCGGCCCGGTTTGCCGCCAAGGAGGCGGTGATGAAAGTCCTCGGGGTGGGGTTGGGTGGTTGTTCCTTCCGGGACATTGAGATTGGCAGGGAAGATGGGGGGCGGCCTCGGGTCGTACTCCATGGTCGGGCCGAGAAACTGGCTCGCAAAGCGGGGGGCGGCACCATTACCGTTAGCCTGTCCCACTGCCGCTCTTTTGCCGCGGCGGTAGCCATTGCTTTGTTTGACGGAATAGATCTGTAA
- the acs gene encoding acetate--CoA ligase: MNKDVRTFEALLKENRTFPPPPAFTAAANVKDTGIYKEGENIEEFWAREAAKLHWFRPWDRVLEWEYPLAWWFNGGTLNVSYNCLDRHLETWRRNKAAIIWEGEPGDSVVLTYRDLYREVNKFAAVLRSLGIKRNDRVTIYLPMIPELPIAMLACTRIGAVHNVVFGGFSAAALRERINDIGAKVLITADGGFRKGKIVALKENADTALAGTPTIEKVIVTKRTGQAVNMQRGRDLWWHELMAAAPLYTPPEHMEAEDPLFILHTSGTTGKPKGIVHTTGGYLVGVTTTSRYIFDLKDEDVYWCTADIGWITGHSYVVYGPLANGATVLMYEGSPDYPQPDRYWQIIEKYGVTIFYTAPTAIRSFMRSGPSYPARHDLSSLRLLGTVGEPINPEAWMWYYTYIGHRRCPIVDTWWQTETGMIIISPLPGLTPLKPGSACRPFPGVEAAVVDDRGEPVPPGKGGYLVIKKPWPAMMRTIYNDPDRYVNQYWNRIPGYYFTGDGARVDEDGYFWLLGRVDDVINVSGHRIGTMEVESALVDHPAVAEAAVISREHEIKGQTIVAFVTVKDGIETSPALAQELKEHVVQKIGALARPEAVYFTAELPKTRSGKIMRRLLRDIAEGRALGDTSTLADPATVARLKAAYAEEA, encoded by the coding sequence GTGAATAAGGACGTCAGGACTTTTGAAGCATTGCTAAAGGAAAACCGCACTTTTCCGCCTCCGCCGGCCTTTACCGCCGCAGCTAACGTCAAGGATACCGGCATCTACAAAGAAGGCGAAAATATAGAAGAGTTCTGGGCGCGGGAAGCTGCCAAACTCCACTGGTTCCGTCCATGGGACCGGGTGCTGGAATGGGAATATCCCCTGGCCTGGTGGTTCAACGGCGGCACCCTGAACGTTTCATACAACTGCCTGGACAGGCACCTGGAAACCTGGCGTCGCAACAAGGCGGCCATCATCTGGGAAGGCGAACCGGGGGATTCTGTCGTCCTCACTTACCGCGACCTGTACCGGGAAGTCAACAAGTTCGCCGCAGTCCTCCGCTCCCTGGGAATAAAACGCAACGACCGGGTCACCATCTATCTTCCCATGATCCCGGAGCTGCCCATCGCCATGCTGGCCTGTACCCGCATCGGCGCCGTTCATAACGTAGTCTTCGGCGGTTTCAGCGCCGCCGCCTTAAGGGAGCGGATCAACGACATCGGCGCCAAGGTATTGATCACCGCCGACGGCGGTTTCCGTAAAGGAAAAATAGTTGCCCTGAAGGAAAACGCCGATACTGCCCTGGCCGGAACGCCGACTATTGAAAAGGTCATCGTCACCAAGCGCACGGGACAGGCGGTCAACATGCAGCGGGGACGCGACCTCTGGTGGCACGAGCTCATGGCCGCCGCCCCCCTCTACACCCCGCCGGAACACATGGAAGCGGAAGATCCCCTCTTTATCCTCCATACCAGCGGCACCACCGGCAAACCCAAGGGGATAGTCCACACCACGGGCGGTTATCTCGTCGGCGTCACCACCACTTCCCGTTACATCTTCGATCTCAAGGACGAAGATGTCTACTGGTGTACCGCCGACATCGGTTGGATTACCGGCCACAGCTACGTAGTTTACGGCCCCCTGGCCAACGGGGCCACGGTCCTCATGTACGAGGGCAGCCCCGATTATCCTCAACCCGACCGTTACTGGCAAATCATCGAAAAATACGGGGTGACCATTTTTTACACCGCGCCTACAGCCATCCGTTCCTTTATGCGCTCCGGTCCGTCCTATCCGGCCCGGCACGACCTTTCTTCCTTGAGGCTCTTAGGAACGGTGGGGGAACCCATTAATCCCGAAGCATGGATGTGGTACTACACCTATATCGGCCACCGCCGCTGCCCCATCGTCGATACCTGGTGGCAGACGGAAACGGGGATGATCATCATATCTCCCCTGCCGGGGCTGACGCCTTTAAAACCCGGCTCGGCCTGTCGTCCCTTCCCCGGAGTGGAGGCCGCCGTTGTCGACGATCGAGGCGAACCGGTACCGCCGGGTAAAGGTGGCTACCTGGTGATTAAAAAACCCTGGCCGGCCATGATGCGCACCATCTACAACGACCCCGACCGCTACGTCAACCAGTACTGGAACCGCATACCCGGCTATTACTTTACCGGCGACGGCGCCCGCGTGGATGAAGACGGCTACTTCTGGCTCCTCGGCCGCGTCGACGACGTCATCAACGTCTCCGGCCACCGCATCGGCACCATGGAAGTGGAAAGCGCCCTGGTGGACCATCCCGCCGTCGCCGAAGCCGCCGTTATCAGCCGGGAACATGAGATCAAAGGGCAAACCATAGTAGCCTTTGTCACGGTCAAGGACGGAATTGAAACTTCCCCCGCCCTGGCCCAGGAACTGAAGGAGCACGTGGTGCAAAAAATCGGCGCCCTAGCCAGGCCGGAAGCAGTTTACTTCACCGCCGAGCTGCCCAAAACCAGAAGCGGTAAGATCATGCGCCGTCTCCTCAGGGACATCGCCGAAGGCCGGGCCTTGGGAGATACCTCCACCCTGGCCGACCCGGCGACGGTGGCCAGACTCAAGGCCGCTTATGCCGAAGAAGCCTAA
- a CDS encoding histidine kinase — translation MPYRYYLLFLALTLAETLVSRLLFHVPTLPALLALAGINALGGGLLKVLQGPPCSLTQSPVEQEEENDATEGIFASTLQIAHETLPVLRAGLNEVTAAKTAEIIQNITEVPAIAITDRENVLTFLGVGCDQHRAGDRILTEATKEVIATGKLKVVHTPQGLCCPRYNMGCNCPLKAAVIVPLKCREEIVGALKLYQTREGVFPPQIIRLAIGLADLLSLQIELAELDRQRQLLTEARLEALNAQINPHFFFNTLNTIISFSRTDPERARRLLIRLASLFRRTLNRRGSLTTLREELECVRTYLVLEKARFGNKFRYFQDVPINLLDYHIPVLSLQPLVENAINHGLLPKEGPGMIKISGRLSENELHLTVQDDGIGIPAEKIPLVLQPGYGSGNGVGLSNVNLRFQNLYGPEYGLRVESGVQGTTVYLRVPVLRPAIVKDATAKELLLNEA, via the coding sequence ATGCCCTATAGATACTACCTCCTTTTCTTAGCCCTGACCCTGGCGGAGACTTTGGTCAGCCGTCTCCTCTTTCATGTCCCTACCCTCCCCGCCCTTCTTGCCCTGGCAGGTATAAACGCCCTGGGAGGAGGGCTGCTGAAGGTTCTGCAGGGGCCGCCGTGTTCCCTGACCCAGTCGCCGGTAGAGCAGGAAGAGGAAAACGACGCTACGGAAGGCATTTTTGCCTCCACCCTGCAGATAGCCCACGAAACCCTGCCGGTGTTACGTGCCGGATTGAATGAAGTTACGGCCGCCAAAACGGCGGAGATCATCCAAAACATCACCGAAGTTCCGGCCATCGCCATAACCGATCGGGAAAACGTCCTGACGTTTCTGGGGGTGGGCTGCGATCAGCACCGGGCCGGTGACCGCATTTTAACGGAGGCCACCAAAGAAGTCATCGCCACGGGAAAATTGAAGGTTGTCCATACCCCCCAGGGGCTTTGTTGCCCACGTTATAACATGGGTTGTAACTGCCCGTTGAAGGCCGCTGTTATCGTACCCTTAAAATGCCGGGAAGAAATAGTCGGCGCGTTAAAACTCTACCAGACCCGGGAGGGCGTCTTCCCGCCCCAGATCATCCGCCTGGCCATCGGCCTGGCCGATCTTTTAAGTCTGCAGATCGAACTGGCCGAGCTGGATCGCCAGCGCCAGCTTTTGACCGAAGCCCGGCTGGAGGCATTGAACGCCCAGATCAATCCCCACTTCTTCTTTAACACCTTAAATACCATTATCAGCTTCAGCCGGACCGATCCGGAGCGGGCGCGCCGCCTGCTGATCCGCCTGGCCAGCCTCTTCCGCCGGACGTTGAACCGCCGCGGCAGCCTGACCACCCTGCGGGAAGAGCTGGAATGCGTTCGCACCTACCTGGTATTGGAAAAGGCCCGTTTCGGCAATAAATTTCGTTACTTCCAGGATGTCCCTATAAACCTGCTGGATTATCACATCCCCGTCCTCAGCCTGCAGCCCCTGGTGGAGAACGCCATCAACCACGGCCTGCTACCTAAAGAAGGCCCCGGCATGATTAAAATCTCCGGCCGCCTGAGTGAAAACGAGCTCCATTTAACCGTGCAGGATGACGGGATCGGTATCCCGGCGGAAAAAATACCCCTGGTCCTTCAGCCGGGGTACGGCTCGGGCAACGGTGTCGGTTTAAGCAACGTCAACCTGCGTTTCCAGAACCTTTACGGCCCGGAGTACGGGCTGCGCGTGGAAAGCGGCGTACAAGGTACGACCGTTTACCTCCGGGTACCGGTCCTCCGGCCGGCTATCGTTAAAGACGCCACGGCAAAGGAGTTGCTGCTCAATGAAGCTTAA
- a CDS encoding LytR/AlgR family response regulator transcription factor, with protein sequence MKLKALIVDDEYPARQELRFMLQEFKDIEVVGEATNAREALNLVSALDYTVLFLDINMPGMNGLELSRAIQKRPNPPFIIFVTAYEEYALQAFEVNAVDYLLKPFDEKRLGQAIEKIRRLVEQRQQQPHQETLAAGDGKGRLNRLPVEKDGKTILLDQNDLIYACTQGDNVYLKTVNEQYLTRFTLKELENRLDPRTFFRCHRCYIVNLTRVREIVPFFNGTYTLIMADKQQSEVPVSRNQARKLKSLLGIN encoded by the coding sequence ATGAAGCTTAAAGCCTTAATAGTCGATGACGAATACCCGGCACGGCAGGAACTGCGCTTTATGCTCCAGGAGTTTAAAGATATAGAAGTGGTGGGCGAGGCCACCAACGCCAGGGAAGCTTTAAACCTCGTCAGCGCCCTTGATTACACCGTACTTTTCCTGGACATCAACATGCCCGGGATGAACGGTCTGGAACTCTCCCGGGCCATTCAAAAACGCCCCAACCCGCCCTTCATTATCTTTGTCACGGCCTATGAAGAATACGCCCTGCAGGCCTTTGAAGTAAACGCCGTAGATTACCTCTTAAAGCCCTTCGACGAAAAACGTCTGGGCCAGGCCATAGAAAAGATCCGCCGTCTGGTGGAGCAGCGTCAGCAGCAGCCCCATCAAGAAACCCTCGCTGCCGGGGACGGCAAGGGACGCCTCAACCGCCTGCCGGTGGAAAAGGACGGCAAGACCATCCTCCTGGACCAAAACGACCTTATTTATGCCTGCACCCAGGGGGATAATGTCTATTTAAAAACGGTAAACGAACAATACCTCACCCGTTTTACCCTTAAAGAGCTGGAAAACCGTCTGGACCCCCGCACTTTCTTCCGCTGCCACCGCTGCTATATAGTCAACCTGACCAGGGTGCGGGAAATCGTTCCCTTCTTTAACGGCACCTATACCCTGATCATGGCCGACAAGCAGCAGAGCGAGGTGCCCGTTAGCCGCAATCAGGCCCGGAAACTAAAAAGCCTCCTGGGGATTAATTAA
- a CDS encoding molybdopterin-containing oxidoreductase family protein produces the protein MENKTGFTLSRRTFLKLSSTLAAGASLGLGSNYLWGLRPARAIGEPVPDGVQVKYTACAMCPSECGLEMWVKDGKLIKIYGNEACPYNNGACCAKGAASAQLVYSPERVKYPMIREGERGEGKFRRATWEEAIDYIARKMVAIKKEYGAEAIIMDTGDVTDRDQYWRLFFAFGTPNCVEHGSICDTPRRHGPKLMLGGKRIEPDVMRPVLVRQPDGGLQKDYRYYTKLIIYVGWNPFVATRINYESRGTVGAKVENGCKVIVVDPAHTNTAAQADMWLPIRPGTDPDLFAAMLRYILENDNPHDPNRRYIDWQFKNYSLGWEEFEAAFKSWWSRLDPINNLPYYSLEWAANRTGLPKEKIAEVAHLFGITKPAALVWGMQSPGHHYNGYVASILGTALNIITGNFDVPGGAIDTEITKASKGGKATGKDFKKRKVKRLVNGQEIEAEIEKLHMDAYGDWPAAWDDVVGDYPRRFLEGVTINYGPFKGYKYPIKGFFIRTGNPVITGSATWKWQEALTAKDGNGEYKVSLVVAIDSLFLETGLYADVILPEASFVERMSLSDIYPSHPVLYLRDEVIKPLHECKTPTEIMNMLARRLAELGDPDIKGSDFWEKYRTQEDFVNEMLAPAPGYYNIGEPLPYPNLPYGYKLIGTPDSLEAGRVKIDHEKKEVTGELLTVKWLREHQGVAVWPMSWYRYRKFDPEKGYVPNGIWPPTDSKLIEFKFKRYEQYNKLIDESGIIPLGLKQVGFDRYPSSFYWFETKWNPYTNPKYQKYAAEYPFQLICGRVHHAMSGTHMVPWLGETPVEGTWMPLNNSFQYNIVDTKNGQYMTVPHTFKPGTWCVGTIMMNIEDGKKLGLKTGDMVVVANPLGKEVRGKVFLTEGIRPGVIKMGFGTGGRFSSGLGTTYHQREYTPNHNELVDPDNLTPIMGMPTYADMIVKITRA, from the coding sequence ATGGAAAACAAAACCGGATTTACCCTTTCCCGGAGAACCTTTCTAAAATTATCCAGTACCCTGGCCGCCGGGGCGAGTCTGGGGCTGGGGAGCAATTACCTCTGGGGTTTGAGGCCCGCCCGGGCGATCGGCGAACCGGTTCCTGATGGTGTCCAGGTTAAATATACTGCCTGTGCCATGTGCCCTTCAGAGTGCGGCCTGGAAATGTGGGTAAAGGACGGTAAACTTATTAAGATTTATGGCAATGAAGCTTGTCCCTATAATAACGGCGCCTGCTGTGCCAAAGGAGCAGCCAGCGCTCAGCTGGTCTATTCGCCGGAGAGGGTCAAATACCCCATGATCCGTGAAGGTGAGCGGGGCGAGGGCAAGTTCCGTCGCGCCACCTGGGAAGAGGCAATTGATTATATTGCCAGGAAGATGGTGGCTATAAAAAAAGAATACGGCGCCGAAGCCATTATCATGGATACCGGCGACGTTACCGACCGTGACCAGTACTGGCGGTTGTTTTTCGCCTTCGGTACGCCCAACTGTGTGGAACACGGCTCGATCTGCGATACTCCCAGGCGCCATGGCCCAAAGCTGATGCTGGGCGGGAAGCGCATTGAACCCGACGTCATGCGGCCGGTGCTGGTACGCCAGCCTGACGGCGGCCTGCAGAAAGATTATCGTTATTATACCAAATTAATTATCTATGTAGGGTGGAATCCCTTTGTTGCGACCCGGATTAATTACGAAAGTAGAGGTACGGTAGGGGCCAAGGTAGAAAACGGCTGCAAGGTTATTGTCGTAGACCCGGCCCATACCAATACGGCCGCCCAGGCCGATATGTGGCTGCCTATCCGGCCCGGGACCGATCCCGACCTCTTTGCTGCTATGCTACGCTATATTTTGGAGAACGACAATCCCCATGATCCCAACCGGCGTTATATCGACTGGCAGTTCAAGAATTATAGCCTTGGCTGGGAAGAATTTGAGGCGGCCTTCAAATCCTGGTGGAGCAGGCTGGATCCCATTAATAATTTACCTTACTACAGCCTGGAATGGGCGGCAAATCGGACCGGCTTACCCAAAGAAAAGATCGCCGAGGTAGCCCACCTTTTCGGTATAACCAAACCGGCGGCCCTGGTGTGGGGCATGCAGAGCCCCGGACACCATTATAACGGCTACGTGGCTTCGATCCTGGGAACGGCCCTCAACATCATTACCGGCAATTTTGACGTGCCCGGCGGGGCCATCGATACTGAAATAACTAAAGCCAGCAAGGGCGGTAAAGCTACCGGCAAAGATTTCAAAAAGCGTAAAGTTAAACGCCTGGTTAACGGTCAGGAAATTGAAGCTGAAATCGAAAAGCTGCATATGGATGCCTACGGCGACTGGCCGGCGGCCTGGGATGATGTGGTGGGCGATTATCCGCGGCGATTTTTAGAGGGAGTAACAATAAATTACGGTCCCTTTAAAGGCTATAAGTATCCAATCAAAGGCTTTTTCATCCGGACGGGAAATCCGGTTATAACCGGTTCAGCCACCTGGAAATGGCAGGAGGCGCTGACCGCTAAAGACGGCAACGGGGAATACAAAGTATCCCTGGTGGTGGCCATTGATTCCCTGTTTTTAGAGACCGGTCTTTATGCCGACGTAATTTTACCTGAAGCCAGTTTTGTAGAGCGGATGAGCTTAAGTGATATTTATCCTTCCCACCCGGTACTCTACCTCCGGGATGAAGTCATTAAACCCCTGCATGAGTGCAAGACGCCGACGGAGATTATGAATATGCTGGCCAGGCGCCTGGCCGAACTGGGAGACCCCGATATTAAGGGCAGTGACTTCTGGGAGAAGTATCGCACCCAGGAGGATTTCGTCAACGAGATGCTGGCCCCGGCGCCGGGTTATTACAACATCGGTGAGCCTTTACCTTATCCCAATCTACCTTACGGCTATAAATTAATTGGTACACCGGATTCATTAGAAGCAGGGCGGGTAAAAATCGATCATGAAAAGAAAGAAGTTACCGGTGAATTATTAACCGTAAAGTGGCTGCGGGAACACCAGGGCGTTGCCGTCTGGCCCATGAGCTGGTACCGCTACCGCAAATTTGACCCAGAAAAAGGCTATGTTCCCAATGGGATCTGGCCACCCACAGATTCCAAACTTATTGAATTCAAATTTAAACGTTACGAGCAGTATAACAAACTTATTGATGAAAGTGGTATCATCCCTCTGGGCTTAAAGCAAGTAGGTTTTGACCGCTATCCTTCCAGCTTCTACTGGTTTGAGACGAAATGGAATCCGTATACCAATCCTAAATACCAGAAGTATGCCGCGGAGTATCCTTTCCAGCTTATCTGCGGTCGGGTCCATCACGCCATGTCCGGAACCCACATGGTGCCCTGGCTCGGCGAAACTCCCGTGGAAGGTACCTGGATGCCCCTAAATAATAGTTTTCAGTATAATATCGTTGATACTAAAAACGGTCAATATATGACGGTACCCCATACTTTTAAACCCGGTACCTGGTGTGTGGGAACCATAATGATGAATATTGAGGATGGGAAAAAATTGGGTTTAAAGACGGGCGATATGGTGGTAGTAGCCAACCCTCTGGGTAAAGAGGTGCGGGGTAAAGTATTCCTGACGGAAGGCATACGGCCTGGGGTTATCAAGATGGGTTTTGGTACCGGCGGTCGTTTTTCCTCCGGGTTAGGGACCACCTACCATCAGCGGGAATATACCCCCAATCATAATGAATTGGTAGATCCTGATAATCTTACCCCGATTATGGGCATGCCAACGTATGCCGATATGATAGTAAAAATAACCAGGGCCTAA
- the nrfD gene encoding NrfD/PsrC family molybdoenzyme membrane anchor subunit, which produces MIVNMTYTVMNAAPWNVLVPIYLFLLSISAGTIMITGGSRLLGGQIDQLWQRRAGYLSLVTLALAAFILLLDLHRPLRFWHLFNPANFNVNSPMAWGAWLLLFFGLALIFSLRPFTFHLSGSAGAETAATGEGATHRSTLFIMFILSLLLAVYPGFELGVLQGKALWQSEILPAYFLTTTFLAGLAVTMLIGPGEGINVRARGLMLGGIIASLVWIISRTLLLAAGGEAGILALRTWWSNPFFYLGEILLGLILPMGLLLAAKKPDIARLKFAAILVLIGVFCMRYALLTAGNLAVLP; this is translated from the coding sequence ATGATAGTTAATATGACCTATACGGTAATGAATGCTGCTCCCTGGAATGTACTTGTTCCCATATACCTGTTTCTTCTTAGCATTAGTGCCGGCACAATTATGATAACTGGCGGGAGCCGGTTGCTGGGCGGACAGATTGACCAATTGTGGCAACGCCGCGCCGGTTATTTAAGCCTGGTGACTCTTGCCCTGGCGGCCTTTATCTTGCTTTTGGACCTGCATCGCCCGTTACGCTTCTGGCATTTATTCAATCCCGCCAATTTTAATGTCAACTCGCCGATGGCCTGGGGGGCCTGGCTGTTACTCTTTTTCGGCCTGGCCTTAATCTTTAGCCTGCGTCCTTTTACCTTCCATCTATCCGGTTCTGCCGGAGCAGAAACGGCTGCCACGGGGGAAGGAGCCACACACCGATCGACCTTGTTTATCATGTTTATCCTGTCTTTGCTGCTGGCAGTATATCCTGGTTTCGAGCTTGGTGTGCTGCAAGGTAAAGCCCTCTGGCAGAGCGAAATTCTGCCGGCATATTTCTTAACCACTACTTTTCTCGCCGGCCTGGCGGTGACGATGCTGATCGGTCCGGGCGAGGGGATAAACGTAAGGGCAAGGGGATTAATGCTGGGGGGTATTATTGCCAGCCTGGTCTGGATTATCTCCCGCACCTTGCTCCTGGCAGCCGGAGGAGAGGCAGGGATACTCGCCCTGCGCACCTGGTGGAGTAATCCTTTCTTTTACCTGGGCGAGATTCTTCTTGGCCTTATCCTGCCCATGGGTTTGCTTCTTGCAGCTAAAAAACCGGATATTGCCAGGTTAAAGTTTGCCGCCATACTGGTTTTAATCGGCGTTTTCTGTATGCGCTATGCCTTGCTTACAGCCGGAAACCTGGCGGTATTACCATAG
- a CDS encoding 4Fe-4S dicluster domain-containing protein, whose translation MVIDLRRCVGCMSCTISCKMENGIPLGFFRSWVNMAEKGKFPEVRRYFQPRLCNHCEKAPCVRVCPVKASYRREDGVVLIDRDRCIGCGYCVEACPYHARFINPNTKVAEKCDFCRERMEKGLPPACVHNCMGKARIFGDLNDPQSDIARLLAVNPARQLKVELGTMPHVYYIGLDEFLVMVKEGA comes from the coding sequence ATGGTTATCGACCTGCGTCGCTGTGTAGGCTGCATGTCCTGCACCATAAGCTGTAAAATGGAAAATGGAATTCCTTTGGGTTTTTTTCGCTCCTGGGTAAATATGGCGGAAAAAGGCAAATTTCCCGAAGTACGGCGCTATTTCCAACCGCGACTCTGCAATCATTGTGAAAAGGCGCCATGTGTCCGGGTATGCCCGGTGAAGGCTTCTTACCGGCGCGAAGACGGTGTGGTTTTAATTGATCGTGACCGTTGTATTGGGTGTGGATATTGCGTGGAAGCATGTCCTTACCATGCCCGATTTATTAACCCCAATACGAAAGTGGCCGAAAAGTGTGATTTTTGCCGGGAAAGAATGGAAAAAGGGTTACCCCCGGCATGTGTGCACAACTGTATGGGTAAAGCCCGTATTTTTGGTGACTTGAATGATCCCCAAAGCGATATCGCCCGGCTGCTGGCGGTTAACCCGGCCCGGCAACTGAAGGTAGAATTGGGTACAATGCCCCATGTTTATTATATAGGTCTCGACGAATTCCTGGTTATGGTTAAGGAGGGGGCATAA
- a CDS encoding IS4 family transposase: MQGKDTTLSTFHQLFAPVSNDYFWQLTAGMGVDKYAKKLNSLQLIKLIAFAQLEQLNGLRDISNSFNDPQFSLAINLESISFSQIARRLRDLSPQFIRLLFSHLTTRIGREIGFENLRNTAGRIYLIDSTIISLCFTQYLWAEFRRTKSGIKLHLRLKFCEEEVLPDKAIVTPARKADKTQMDTLVVEEEEALNVFDRGYVDYKKFDRYCEEGVRFASRLKGNALVEIIAELPVNPDSKVKKEQLVYLGKDGVTKMKHPLRLITTEDTQGQPVIIVTNDFELPAEELSEIYRKRWQIELFFKWMKQHLQVKHFYGKSEQAVENQLFIALITYCLMVMLQLKAGYQGPLLTIKRLIRTCLYEPFTFFVQSLHRKPKRRSYGRHKIDYEGIYQDLVKQVLAGEADYLNDVTYDPLVL, from the coding sequence ATGCAAGGTAAGGATACCACATTATCCACATTTCATCAACTGTTTGCTCCAGTTTCTAACGACTATTTTTGGCAGTTAACCGCCGGTATGGGGGTCGATAAGTACGCTAAGAAGCTAAATTCCCTTCAACTCATTAAACTAATAGCCTTCGCTCAGCTGGAACAACTTAATGGCTTGCGGGATATCAGCAATAGCTTCAATGACCCGCAATTTAGCCTGGCTATCAATTTAGAGAGTATCAGTTTCTCCCAGATAGCGCGCCGTTTAAGGGATTTATCGCCGCAATTCATCCGGCTATTATTCAGCCATCTCACCACCCGGATAGGCCGGGAAATCGGCTTTGAAAACTTAAGAAATACCGCAGGACGTATTTACCTCATCGATTCCACTATCATTAGTCTCTGTTTTACCCAGTACCTCTGGGCCGAGTTTCGTAGGACTAAAAGCGGGATAAAACTCCACCTGCGCTTAAAGTTCTGTGAAGAAGAGGTTCTACCTGATAAAGCAATTGTCACCCCGGCCCGGAAGGCAGATAAAACCCAGATGGATACCCTCGTAGTAGAGGAAGAAGAAGCCTTAAACGTCTTTGACCGCGGCTATGTCGATTACAAGAAGTTTGACAGATACTGTGAAGAAGGCGTCCGCTTTGCCAGCCGCTTAAAGGGTAATGCTCTGGTAGAAATAATCGCCGAGTTGCCGGTAAACCCTGACAGCAAGGTTAAAAAGGAACAGCTTGTTTACCTTGGCAAAGATGGAGTTACCAAAATGAAGCACCCTTTACGGCTGATAACAACCGAAGATACCCAAGGGCAACCGGTAATTATAGTCACCAATGATTTCGAGTTACCGGCGGAAGAATTAAGCGAGATTTATCGTAAGCGCTGGCAGATAGAACTCTTCTTCAAATGGATGAAACAACACCTGCAGGTGAAACATTTTTATGGTAAAAGCGAACAGGCTGTAGAAAACCAGCTCTTCATAGCGCTAATAACCTACTGCCTGATGGTTATGCTGCAATTAAAGGCCGGCTATCAAGGACCATTGCTCACTATTAAACGTTTAATCCGCACCTGTCTATATGAGCCCTTTACCTTCTTCGTCCAAAGCCTGCACCGTAAACCCAAACGAAGGTCTTATGGGCGGCACAAGATAGACTATGAAGGCATCTATCAGGATTTAGTAAAGCAAGTTTTAGCTGGCGAAGCTGATTATTTAAACGACGTAACTTATGACCCCTTAGTTCTTTAA
- a CDS encoding sensor histidine kinase → MTSLFFLYATLVRLLLNKIITAQESERQRIARELHDETSQSLSALLVGLKTAATMAGQKEEGVENILEELKEGVNQALKELHRIIYDLRPSLLDDLGLIPALRWYLETKLKPTGICLNFNIGGNPGRLPAEIEIAIFRITQEAVTNIIKYASARQVAVELHFFQDEIKLQVKDDGCGFDMEAVMNPRNARRPLGILGMKERARLLGGDLEVRTAAGQGTEINVTLPVSKEEGYNGHQGFDC, encoded by the coding sequence TTGACAAGTTTATTTTTTCTTTATGCAACGCTAGTGCGTTTGCTTTTAAATAAAATTATAACCGCCCAGGAAAGCGAACGCCAGCGTATCGCCCGCGAACTACATGATGAAACAAGCCAGTCCCTATCGGCCCTCCTGGTCGGCCTTAAAACGGCTGCCACCATGGCCGGCCAAAAGGAGGAAGGAGTGGAGAATATTTTGGAGGAGTTAAAGGAAGGCGTTAACCAGGCCTTAAAGGAACTCCACCGTATTATTTATGACCTGCGCCCCAGTTTACTTGATGACCTGGGGCTCATTCCGGCCCTTCGCTGGTATTTGGAAACGAAACTAAAGCCTACCGGTATCTGCCTAAACTTTAATATTGGAGGAAATCCCGGGCGCCTACCGGCGGAAATAGAGATAGCTATTTTCCGGATTACCCAGGAGGCCGTTACCAATATTATTAAATACGCTTCTGCGCGGCAGGTTGCCGTAGAATTGCATTTCTTTCAAGATGAGATTAAGCTTCAGGTTAAAGATGACGGTTGCGGCTTTGATATGGAGGCGGTGATGAATCCACGGAATGCACGCAGACCTCTAGGGATCCTGGGCATGAAAGAAAGGGCAAGATTGCTGGGGGGAGACCTGGAAGTGCGGACCGCCGCCGGGCAGGGTACGGAAATCAACGTAACCTTACCTGTTAGCAAGGAGGAAGGTTATAATGGCCATCAAGGTTTTGATTGTTGA